In Electrophorus electricus isolate fEleEle1 chromosome 18, fEleEle1.pri, whole genome shotgun sequence, one genomic interval encodes:
- the kdsr gene encoding 3-ketodihydrosphingosine reductase isoform X1 codes for MSSEEGLSSAISDWLFSNSWWLLLPFIMLLVVAAFIVAFVLLLYMISPLISPKPLKLKGAHVVVTGGSSGIGKCIAIECYKQGAFITLVARDENKLIQAKKEVEKFAINDKQVVLCISVDVSKDYSQVESVIKQAQEKLGPVDMLVNCAGMSVSGKFEEVDVKRFQSLMEVNYLGSVYPTRAVITTMKERRMGRVVFISSQAGQLGLFGYTAYSSSKFALRGLAEALQMEVKPYNVYVTVAYPPDTDTPCLTEENKTKPLETKLISETSGVCQPEHVAKVVVRDAVQGNFSSSIGPDGYMLSALTCGMSPVTSITEGLQQIVTMGLFRTIALFYLGSFDSIIRRCMIQREQSKASDKRE; via the exons ATGTCCTCTGAAGAGGGTTTGAGCTCAGCAATTTCGGACTGGCTCTTTTCTAACTCTTGGTGGTTGCTTCTCCCTTTCATTATGCTTTTAGTGGTTGCGGCATTTATCGTGGCCTTCGTCTTACTCCTGTATATGATATCCCCTTTAATAAGCCCCAAACCGCTCAAACTCAAAGGGGCCCATGTCGTG GTAACTGGTGGCAGCAGTGGAATTGGGAAGTGCATTGCTATTGAGTGCTATAAACAAGGTGCCTTCATCACATTAGTGGCACGTGATGAG AACAAGCTGATTCAAGCAAAGAAAGAAGTGGAAAAGTTTGCAATTAATGACAAACAG GTGGTGCTCTGCATTTCTGTTGATGTGTCCAAAGATTACAGCCAAGTGGAGAGTGTCATAAAACAA GCTCAGGAGAAACTGGGTCCTGTGGACATGCTGGTGAACTGCGCAGGGATGTCTGTCTCTGGGAAGTTTGAAGAGGTGGATGTCAAACGCTTCCAG AGTCTAATGGAGGTGAACTACCTGGGCAGTGTGTATCCAACGCGGGCCGTCATCACCACTATGAAAGAGAGGAGGATGGGACGTGTCGTATTCATTTCCTCTCAGGCTGGCCAGCTTGGCCTCTTTGGCTACACTGCATACTCCTCCTCCAAATTCGCTCTCCGTGGCTTGGCTGAGGCCCTCCAGATGGAG GTAAAGCCCTATAACGTCTATGTGACAGTGGCTTACCCACCTGACACTGACACGCCATGCTTGACAGAAGAGAATAAGACCAAG CCTTTAGAGACCAAGTTGATCTCTGAGACATCTGGAGTGTGCCAGCCCGAGCACGTGGCCAAAGTTGTCGTCAGAGACGCTGTA CAGGGGAACTTCAGCAGCTCCATCGGACCTGATGGCTACATGCTTTCGGCTCTCACCTGTGGGATGTCCCCTGTCACTTCCATTACTGAGGGACTACAGCAG ATTGTGACCATGGGTCTCTTCCGCACCATCGCGCTCTTCTATCTGGGCAGCTTTGACAGTATCATACGCCGTTGTATGATCCAGAGGGAGCAGTCCAAAGCTTCTGACAAGAGAGAGTAA
- the kdsr gene encoding 3-ketodihydrosphingosine reductase isoform X2 — protein sequence MSSEEGLSSAISDWLFSNSWWLLLPFIMLLVVAAFIVAFVLLLYMISPLISPKPLKLKGAHVVVTGGSSGIGKCIAIECYKQGAFITLVARDENKLIQAKKEVEKFAINDKQVVLCISVDVSKDYSQVESVIKQAQEKLGPVDMLVNCAGMSVSGKFEEVDVKRFQSLMEVNYLGSVYPTRAVITTMKERRMGRVVFISSQAGQLGLFGYTAYSSSKFALRGLAEALQMEVKPYNVYVTVAYPPDTDTPCLTEENKTKPLETKLISETSGVCQPEHVAKVVVRDAVQGNFSSSIGPDGYMLSALTCGMSPVTSITEGLQQIVTMGLFRTIALFYLGSFDSIIRRCMIQREQSKASDKRE from the exons ATGTCCTCTGAAGAGGGTTTGAGCTCAGCAATTTCGGACTGGCTCTTTTCTAACTCTTGGTGGTTGCTTCTCCCTTTCATTATGCTTTTAGTGGTTGCGGCATTTATCGTGGCCTTCGTCTTACTCCTGTATATGATATCCCCTTTAATAAGCCCCAAACCGCTCAAACTCAAAGGGGCCCATGTCGTG GTAACTGGTGGCAGCAGTGGAATTGGGAAGTGCATTGCTATTGAGTGCTATAAACAAGGTGCCTTCATCACATTAGTGGCACGTGATGAG AACAAGCTGATTCAAGCAAAGAAAGAAGTGGAAAAGTTTGCAATTAATGACAAACAG GTGGTGCTCTGCATTTCTGTTGATGTGTCCAAAGATTACAGCCAAGTGGAGAGTGTCATAAAACAA GCTCAGGAGAAACTGGGTCCTGTGGACATGCTGGTGAACTGCGCAGGGATGTCTGTCTCTGGGAAGTTTGAAGAGGTGGATGTCAAACGCTTCCAG AGTCTAATGGAGGTGAACTACCTGGGCAGTGTGTATCCAACGCGGGCCGTCATCACCACTATGAAAGAGAGGAGGATGGGACGTGTCGTATTCATTTCCTCTCAGGCTGGCCAGCTTGGCCTCTTTGGCTACACTGCATACTCCTCCTCCAAATTCGCTCTCCGTGGCTTGGCTGAGGCCCTCCAGATGGAG GTAAAGCCCTATAACGTCTACGTGACAGTGGCTTACCCACCTGACACTGACACACCATGCTTGACAGAAGAGAATAAGACCAAG CCTTTAGAGACCAAGTTGATCTCTGAGACATCTGGAGTGTGCCAGCCCGAGCACGTGGCCAAAGTTGTCGTCAGAGACGCTGTA CAGGGGAACTTCAGCAGCTCCATCGGACCTGATGGCTACATGCTTTCGGCTCTCACCTGTGGGATGTCCCCTGTCACTTCCATTACTGAGGGACTACAGCAG ATTGTGACCATGGGTCTCTTCCGCACCATCGCGCTCTTCTATCTGGGCAGCTTTGACAGTATCATACGCCGTTGTATGATCCAGAGGGAGCAGTCCAAAGCTTCTGACAAGAGAGAGTAA
- the vps4b gene encoding vacuolar protein sorting-associated protein 4B isoform X2, translating into MAANNNLQKAIDLASKAAQEDKAQNYEEALRLYQHAVQYFLHVIKYEAQGDKAKQSIRAKCAEYLDRAEKLKEYLKNKEKAPAKPVKESQSDDKGNDSEDEEDPEKKKFQSQLSGAIVMEKPNIQWNDVAGLEGAKEALKEAVILPIKFPHLFTGKRTPWRGILLFGPPGTGKSYLAKAVATEANNSTFFSISSSDLVSKWLGESEKLVKTLFTLAREHSPSIIFIDEIDSLCGSRSENESEAARRIKTEFLVQMQGVGNDNKGILVLGATNIPWTLDSAIRRRFEKRIYIPLPEEHARSFMFKLHLGTTPNSLTDTDYTTLGKKTDGYSGADISIIVRDALMQPVRKVQSATHFKRVRGPSRDDPNVILDDLLTPCSPGDPQAIEMTWVEVPGDKLLEPVVSMADMLRSLSNTKPTVNEQDLEKLRKFTEDFGQEG; encoded by the exons ATGGCTGCCAACAACAACTTACAG AAAGCCATAGATCTTGCAAGTAAAGCGGCTCAAGAGGACAAGGCCCAGAATTATGAGGAGGCTCTGCGTCTGTACCAGCATGCCGTTCAATACTTCCTGCACGTGATCAAAT ATGAAGCTCAAGGGGACAAAGCTAAGCAGAGCATAAGGGCTAAGTGTGCTGAGTACTTGGACCGGGCAGAGAAACTAAAGGAGTatctgaaaaataaagagaaagcaCCTGCCAAACCTGTTAAGGAGTCCCAGTCTGACGACAAAgg AAATGACAGTGAAGATGAAGAAGACCCAGAAAAGAAGAAGTTTCAGAGTCAGCTCTCAG GGGCCATTGTCATGGAGAAGCCGAATATTCAGTGGAATGATGTGGCTGGACTAGAGGGTGCCAAAGAGGCCCTGAAGGAGGCTGTTATTTTGCCCATCAAATTCCCCCACCTCTTCACAG GCAAAAGGACTCCATGGAGGGGGATCCTGCTCTTTGGGCCGCCCGGCACGGGCAAGTCTTACCTGGCCAAAGCCGTGGCCACTGAGGCGAACAACTCCACTTTCTTCTCCATCTCATCCTCAGACCTGGTGTCCAAGTGGCTCGGAGAGAGTGAGAA GTTGGTGAAGACCCTGTTTACCCTCGCCAGAGAGCACAGTCCGTCAATCATCTTCATTGATGAGATCGACTCACTGTGCGGCTCCAGGAGCGAGAACGAGAGCGAGGCAGCACGTAGGATCAAGACGGAGTTCCTGGTGCAGATGCAGG GTGTTGGTAATGACAACAAAGGCATTCTGGTGCTGGGAGCTACCAACATCCCATGGACACTGGATTCTGCTATACGGAGACG ATTTGAGAAGCGCATTTACATCCCTCTTCCTGAAGAGCACGCTCGCTCCTTCATGTTCAAGCTTCACCTGGGCACCACGCCCAACAGCCTCACTGATACCGACTACACCACCCTGGGCAAAAAGACGGATGGCTATTCAGGGGCCGACATCAGCATTATAGTCCGCGATGCGCTTATGCAGCCTGTGCGGAAGGTGCAATCAGCCACTCACTTTAAGCGG gtACGAGGCCCATCGCGGGACGATCCAAATGTAATATTGGATGACCTCCTGACGCCTTGTTCTCCAGGTGACCCTCAGGCTATAGAGATGACCTGGGTGGAGGTTCCTGGGGATAAACTCCTGGAGCCTGTAGTTAGTATG GCGGACATGTTAAGATCCCTGTCCAACACCAAGCCCACCGTCAACGAGCAGGATCTGGAAAAGTTGAGGAAGTTCACCGAGGACTTTGGACAGGAAGGCTGA
- the kdsr gene encoding 3-ketodihydrosphingosine reductase isoform X3: protein MLVNVASASFHLSILRLFVFSSVVAAFIVAFVLLLYMISPLISPKPLKLKGAHVVVTGGSSGIGKCIAIECYKQGAFITLVARDENKLIQAKKEVEKFAINDKQVVLCISVDVSKDYSQVESVIKQAQEKLGPVDMLVNCAGMSVSGKFEEVDVKRFQSLMEVNYLGSVYPTRAVITTMKERRMGRVVFISSQAGQLGLFGYTAYSSSKFALRGLAEALQMEVKPYNVYVTVAYPPDTDTPCLTEENKTKPLETKLISETSGVCQPEHVAKVVVRDAVQGNFSSSIGPDGYMLSALTCGMSPVTSITEGLQQIVTMGLFRTIALFYLGSFDSIIRRCMIQREQSKASDKRE from the exons ATGTTAGTGAACGTAGCCTCAGCGTCATTTCACCTTTCCATCCTAAGGCTTTTTGTTTTCAGCAGCG TGGTTGCGGCATTTATCGTGGCCTTCGTCTTACTCCTGTATATGATATCCCCTTTAATAAGCCCCAAACCGCTCAAACTCAAAGGGGCCCATGTCGTG GTAACTGGTGGCAGCAGTGGAATTGGGAAGTGCATTGCTATTGAGTGCTATAAACAAGGTGCCTTCATCACATTAGTGGCACGTGATGAG AACAAGCTGATTCAAGCAAAGAAAGAAGTGGAAAAGTTTGCAATTAATGACAAACAG GTGGTGCTCTGCATTTCTGTTGATGTGTCCAAAGATTACAGCCAAGTGGAGAGTGTCATAAAACAA GCTCAGGAGAAACTGGGTCCTGTGGACATGCTGGTGAACTGCGCAGGGATGTCTGTCTCTGGGAAGTTTGAAGAGGTGGATGTCAAACGCTTCCAG AGTCTAATGGAGGTGAACTACCTGGGCAGTGTGTATCCAACGCGGGCCGTCATCACCACTATGAAAGAGAGGAGGATGGGACGTGTCGTATTCATTTCCTCTCAGGCTGGCCAGCTTGGCCTCTTTGGCTACACTGCATACTCCTCCTCCAAATTCGCTCTCCGTGGCTTGGCTGAGGCCCTCCAGATGGAG GTAAAGCCCTATAACGTCTATGTGACAGTGGCTTACCCACCTGACACTGACACGCCATGCTTGACAGAAGAGAATAAGACCAAG CCTTTAGAGACCAAGTTGATCTCTGAGACATCTGGAGTGTGCCAGCCCGAGCACGTGGCCAAAGTTGTCGTCAGAGACGCTGTA CAGGGGAACTTCAGCAGCTCCATCGGACCTGATGGCTACATGCTTTCGGCTCTCACCTGTGGGATGTCCCCTGTCACTTCCATTACTGAGGGACTACAGCAG ATTGTGACCATGGGTCTCTTCCGCACCATCGCGCTCTTCTATCTGGGCAGCTTTGACAGTATCATACGCCGTTGTATGATCCAGAGGGAGCAGTCCAAAGCTTCTGACAAGAGAGAGTAA
- the bcl2b gene encoding apoptosis regulator Bcl-2 isoform X2 yields MANENLDHNRNIVEKYLNHKLSKNGYMWEFHSRETDPDPASNGFDAPERRCQASTDEEETVHRAPRAPLPDPYAALHRVLREAGDELERLYQPDFAEMSKQLHLTSITAQRRFTAVIDELFRDGVNWGRIIAFFEFGASVCVECVNKEMSAQVDNIAGWMTEYLNGPLHSWIQENGGWSLRTRSSCECLWCNVELMELMTSISNSAFGEPKLYLNLTVD; encoded by the exons ATGGCAAACGAAAATCTCGATCATAATCGTAACATAGTAGAAAAGTATCTCAACCACAAACTGTCGAAAAATGGGTACATGTGGGAATTCCATTCGCGTGAGACGGACCCTGACCCTGCCTCTAATGGCTTTGACGCTCCGGAGCGGCGATGTCAAGCAAGCACAGACGAGGAAGAGACCGTTCACCGAGCCCCACGCGCGCCCCTTCCCGACCCGTATGCTGCTCTCCACAGGGTTTTGCGCGAGGCCGGCGACGAGCTGGAAAGATTATATCAGCCGGACTTTGCCGAGATGTCAAAGCAGTTACACCTAACATCTATCACGGCGCAGAGAAGGTTCACAGCTGTCATAGACGAACTGTTTAGGGACGGGGTCAATTGGGGTCGGATTATTGCGTTTTTCGAGTTCGGAGCGTcggtgtgtgtagaatgtgtgaaTAAAGAGATGAGTGCGCAGGTGGATAACATTGCGGGCTGGATGACGGAGTATTTGAATGGACCACTGCACAGCTGGATCCAGGAGAACGGTGGATGG TCTTTGAGAACTAGGAGTTCATGTGAGTGCCTGTGGTGCAACGTGGAGCTGATGGAGCTGATGACTTCAATATCCAATTCTGCTTTTGGTGAACCTAAGCTCTATTTGAATTTAACAGTGGATTAA
- the vps4b gene encoding vacuolar protein sorting-associated protein 4B isoform X1: MEPTNLQKAIAIANKASQEDQFGNYEEAVKSYKHTVKYFLHVIKSEPQGKEGNQKIRDKCAEYLNRAEELQNYLDEKQKAIDLASKAAQEDKAQNYEEALRLYQHAVQYFLHVIKYEAQGDKAKQSIRAKCAEYLDRAEKLKEYLKNKEKAPAKPVKESQSDDKGNDSEDEEDPEKKKFQSQLSGAIVMEKPNIQWNDVAGLEGAKEALKEAVILPIKFPHLFTGKRTPWRGILLFGPPGTGKSYLAKAVATEANNSTFFSISSSDLVSKWLGESEKLVKTLFTLAREHSPSIIFIDEIDSLCGSRSENESEAARRIKTEFLVQMQGVGNDNKGILVLGATNIPWTLDSAIRRRFEKRIYIPLPEEHARSFMFKLHLGTTPNSLTDTDYTTLGKKTDGYSGADISIIVRDALMQPVRKVQSATHFKRVRGPSRDDPNVILDDLLTPCSPGDPQAIEMTWVEVPGDKLLEPVVSMADMLRSLSNTKPTVNEQDLEKLRKFTEDFGQEG, from the exons ATGGAACCAACAAATTTACAG AAAGCTATAGCAATAGCTAACAAAGCTTCACAAGAGGATCAATTTGGAAATTATGAGGAAGCTGTCAAATCTTACAAACATACAGTGAAGTATTTTCTGCATGTCATCAAAA gTGAGCCACAGGGAAAGGAAGGCAACCAGAAGATCAGAGACAAGTGTGCAGAATACCTTAACCGGGCAGAGGAACTTCAAAACTATCTTGATGAGAAACAG AAAGCCATAGATCTTGCAAGTAAAGCGGCTCAAGAGGACAAGGCCCAGAATTATGAGGAGGCTCTGCGTCTGTACCAGCATGCCGTTCAATACTTCCTGCACGTGATCAAAT ATGAAGCTCAAGGGGACAAAGCTAAGCAGAGCATAAGGGCTAAGTGTGCTGAGTACTTGGACCGGGCAGAGAAACTAAAGGAGTatctgaaaaataaagagaaagcaCCTGCCAAACCTGTTAAGGAGTCCCAGTCTGACGACAAAgg AAATGACAGTGAAGATGAAGAAGACCCAGAAAAGAAGAAGTTTCAGAGTCAGCTCTCAG GGGCCATTGTCATGGAGAAGCCGAATATTCAGTGGAATGATGTGGCTGGACTAGAGGGTGCCAAAGAGGCCCTGAAGGAGGCTGTTATTTTGCCCATCAAATTCCCCCACCTCTTCACAG GCAAAAGGACTCCATGGAGGGGGATCCTGCTCTTTGGGCCGCCCGGCACGGGCAAGTCTTACCTGGCCAAAGCCGTGGCCACTGAGGCGAACAACTCCACTTTCTTCTCCATCTCATCCTCAGACCTGGTGTCCAAGTGGCTCGGAGAGAGTGAGAA GTTGGTGAAGACCCTGTTTACCCTCGCCAGAGAGCACAGTCCGTCAATCATCTTCATTGATGAGATCGACTCACTGTGCGGCTCCAGGAGCGAGAACGAGAGCGAGGCAGCACGTAGGATCAAGACGGAGTTCCTGGTGCAGATGCAGG GTGTTGGTAATGACAACAAAGGCATTCTGGTGCTGGGAGCTACCAACATCCCATGGACACTGGATTCTGCTATACGGAGACG ATTTGAGAAGCGCATTTACATCCCTCTTCCTGAAGAGCACGCTCGCTCCTTCATGTTCAAGCTTCACCTGGGCACCACGCCCAACAGCCTCACTGATACCGACTACACCACCCTGGGCAAAAAGACGGATGGCTATTCAGGGGCCGACATCAGCATTATAGTCCGCGATGCGCTTATGCAGCCTGTGCGGAAGGTGCAATCAGCCACTCACTTTAAGCGG gtACGAGGCCCATCGCGGGACGATCCAAATGTAATATTGGATGACCTCCTGACGCCTTGTTCTCCAGGTGACCCTCAGGCTATAGAGATGACCTGGGTGGAGGTTCCTGGGGATAAACTCCTGGAGCCTGTAGTTAGTATG GCGGACATGTTAAGATCCCTGTCCAACACCAAGCCCACCGTCAACGAGCAGGATCTGGAAAAGTTGAGGAAGTTCACCGAGGACTTTGGACAGGAAGGCTGA
- the kdsr gene encoding 3-ketodihydrosphingosine reductase isoform X4, with protein MQMTMVAAFIVAFVLLLYMISPLISPKPLKLKGAHVVVTGGSSGIGKCIAIECYKQGAFITLVARDENKLIQAKKEVEKFAINDKQVVLCISVDVSKDYSQVESVIKQAQEKLGPVDMLVNCAGMSVSGKFEEVDVKRFQSLMEVNYLGSVYPTRAVITTMKERRMGRVVFISSQAGQLGLFGYTAYSSSKFALRGLAEALQMEVKPYNVYVTVAYPPDTDTPCLTEENKTKPLETKLISETSGVCQPEHVAKVVVRDAVQGNFSSSIGPDGYMLSALTCGMSPVTSITEGLQQIVTMGLFRTIALFYLGSFDSIIRRCMIQREQSKASDKRE; from the exons ATGCAAATGACCA TGGTTGCGGCATTTATCGTGGCCTTCGTCTTACTCCTGTATATGATATCCCCTTTAATAAGCCCCAAACCGCTCAAACTCAAAGGGGCCCATGTCGTG GTAACTGGTGGCAGCAGTGGAATTGGGAAGTGCATTGCTATTGAGTGCTATAAACAAGGTGCCTTCATCACATTAGTGGCACGTGATGAG AACAAGCTGATTCAAGCAAAGAAAGAAGTGGAAAAGTTTGCAATTAATGACAAACAG GTGGTGCTCTGCATTTCTGTTGATGTGTCCAAAGATTACAGCCAAGTGGAGAGTGTCATAAAACAA GCTCAGGAGAAACTGGGTCCTGTGGACATGCTGGTGAACTGCGCAGGGATGTCTGTCTCTGGGAAGTTTGAAGAGGTGGATGTCAAACGCTTCCAG AGTCTAATGGAGGTGAACTACCTGGGCAGTGTGTATCCAACGCGGGCCGTCATCACCACTATGAAAGAGAGGAGGATGGGACGTGTCGTATTCATTTCCTCTCAGGCTGGCCAGCTTGGCCTCTTTGGCTACACTGCATACTCCTCCTCCAAATTCGCTCTCCGTGGCTTGGCTGAGGCCCTCCAGATGGAG GTAAAGCCCTATAACGTCTATGTGACAGTGGCTTACCCACCTGACACTGACACGCCATGCTTGACAGAAGAGAATAAGACCAAG CCTTTAGAGACCAAGTTGATCTCTGAGACATCTGGAGTGTGCCAGCCCGAGCACGTGGCCAAAGTTGTCGTCAGAGACGCTGTA CAGGGGAACTTCAGCAGCTCCATCGGACCTGATGGCTACATGCTTTCGGCTCTCACCTGTGGGATGTCCCCTGTCACTTCCATTACTGAGGGACTACAGCAG ATTGTGACCATGGGTCTCTTCCGCACCATCGCGCTCTTCTATCTGGGCAGCTTTGACAGTATCATACGCCGTTGTATGATCCAGAGGGAGCAGTCCAAAGCTTCTGACAAGAGAGAGTAA